GCCCTGCTGACGCTGCCACAGCAGGTCGAGGGTGAGGCCGAGGAGCGGCAGGGCGCCCGGTCCTGGGCCGGTGTCGGCGAGGATGCGCTCAGCGAGATTGGGTTCGTAGGACACGCCAGGGACGGCCTCCACGGGTGCGGTCACGATCTCGCGCAGGCATTCCGGGGACGGCGGGGCGAGTGCGTGCAGGTGTCCGCCGATCTCCGGGCCGAACCGCGGATGGGCCAGGACTGGCTCCAGGAAGTCGGCGCGCAGCGTGATCAGTACGCGGACGGTGCCGGGCAGCATGTCGCCCGTGAGCAGGTCGGCCAGCTCGTCGACGGTGTCCGGTTCCAGGCCGAGGACCTCCTCGAACTGGTCGACCACGACGAGCAGTCGGCTGCCGCGCCGCAGTTGGAGCAGCCGGGCCACGACGTCCGCCGGGCCGTGGCGGCGCAGCACTTCGACGAGTTCTACGATCCGCTCGGGGCGCTCGGCCTCGGGCAGGTCGGGTTCCAGCAGCGGCAGCAGCGCCGCCGCGAAGGCAGTGAGCGGTCTGCTGCCGGGCGTCGGCCGCACCACCACCACCTGGGCGCCTTCCGCGCGCAGCCGGGGCGTCACACCGGCCAGGGCCAGCGACGACTTGCCGGATCCCGACGGTCCTACGACGGTGACTCGGCGCTCCGCGGCCAGTGCCCGCGCCACCTCGTCGCTTTCGGTCTGCCTGCCGTGGAAGATCGCCGCGTCCGTTTCCTGGAACGCTGAGAGGGCCCGGAACGGCGACGGCGGCAGCGTGACGGCGCGCAGCTCTGGCCGGGCCGCCAGCAGTCCGCCGGTGGGGATCAGGTAGCTGACGGGCGGCTGTCCGGTCTCGGCCACCGTGACCATGCCGACCACGCCCGACAGCCGGTCGTCCCACACGGGGCCGCCGCTGAAGCCCCGCGACACCGGATAGCCGTTGCCGGCGAGATCGGCCTGCACCCAGCCGTCGGCCTGCCGACCCCGCAGCACCCCCGCGTGCCAGACCCCGCCGGGACGGCCTGCGGGTAGCCCGAACGCTCGCACCGGGTGCCCCCACAATTCGTCCGCGTCCACCAACTGCACCGGTCCCGCTCCTGGAAGCGGCGCCTCCAGCCGAAGCACGGCAACGTCGGCGGGCTCGACGACATCGTCACGCGCAAAGGGCACCGAGGACCCGCCGTCGGGCGCCCGCGGCGGCACCCAGTGCTCGACACCGGCCGTCGTCGCAGGAGCGCCGCCGTCGCGCTGCGGGTCGGGCACGAGGGGAAGGTCGACCTGGATCCGGGCGGAAGCGGGAGGCGCCGCTTCCCCCGTCGTGCCCAGGGCCGCGTGGACCACGTGCGCGCAGGTCAGGGCGAGCGTGTCGGAGACCAGGAAGGCAACGCCGACGGGCTGCCCGCGACCGTCGCGGACACGCAGGACGGACGCGTCCAGGGACTGCGGGCCCGGGCCCAACGTAGGCTCGGGCGGTAACGCGGGCACCGTCATCCCGCCGCGTCCGCAGCCGGTTCGCCGGACGATGGATTGCGCCAGGTCAGGGTGACCTTGAAGTTGGCCTGACCGGTCGTTCGGGAGATCACCACGTCCGCTTCAGCCGACAGGGACAGGCCGAACTCGACGCCGATCTCGTCGGGTTGCCGTGCCATGTCACGGAATCCGTCGACGAAGTTCTCCGCGACCGGCCGGATCCCGGCGAGCATGTCGTTCAGCGACCGGGTCGCCCGTGCCACGACCTGCCCGGGACGCGCGACCTGCACCAGCCCGTCCGCGGCCTCGTCGATCTGGACCTTGACGATGCCGGTCGCGTCCGACGGTGCTGATCCCGCCCCCTCGCCACCTGTTCTCGCGCCGCGCGCCCCGGACACGGGCAACTCGACCAGGTACGTCATGCTTCCCCCTTCGCGACACCTGCCACGCCAGCTCCGTACCCTACCGATTCGACGGCGTGTCGGGACCGAACCGTCTCGAACCGTTCCCTGAGCGTGCGGACCTGACGGTACGTCAACGTGGGCATCACGGCCCTCGCTCCGCTCGCGCCCACCCTGGAGGAGGCGATCGCGGGCCCGGGCGAGGACCGCTGCCTGCTGCTCGACGGCACACTCATTCCCACCTGGCGCTGCGTCGGCCTGGCCACGGAGGCGAACCCTGACCCGCTGTACAGCGGCAAGCACCACCAACGACAAAAACCCCGCAGATCGTCACAGTGAAAAACACGGAACGCCCCAAGCGAATCTCCGCGCGGGGCGTTCCAGAAGCCGAGAATTTACAAACTGCTCTTCCGCTTCCCTTTATAGCGATTGACACCGTATCGGTAGGAGTGGAGGGAGTCGAACCCTCACGTCCGGGGACACCGGGACTTGAATCCGGCGCGTCTGCCTGTTCCGCCACACTCCCAGGGCCTCAACACTGTCCAATGCCAGTGCGCAGCGCAGGCCACACACCGGCAATCACGACCCGCCGCGCTGTGAACGAACAGCAGCATACCTCCGACAAAACCCGGCGAGGACACGGGCGTTGTCGGCCCTACGCAAGCGCAGTGGCCGTCGGTGCCCGGCTGCTGCCCGGCACCCTCACGTTGCGGGCGGTCTCGGCACCTAAGCGGTGTCGGCCGTCAGTGACGAGGCCAGATCGGTGAGGGCCCGGAGAACCACGGCGGTGAACCGGAGCTGACTGGGGTCCGTTATCCCGGCAGGTGGTGCTTCGAGGCTGACCGAACCGACACGGTGTGCGTTCGACGGCCGATCGAACCGTAGCCGCAAGGCCGGCTCGTGAACTACAGCCTTATAAGCGGACCGGCCGCGAAGGGGTCCCTTCGCGGCTATCCATCCCTGACCATGGAGGGCTTGTGATCGATCGAAGGTGCAGGCGTTCCGGCTGCCGGTTCCCCCGCGGGCGGACGACCGGGACGACCCACCGTCTCCGGCCGTACTGCTCCCCTGAGTGCCTCCACTGGTCCCGCTGGGCCCGCT
This is a stretch of genomic DNA from Streptomyces sp. NBC_01717. It encodes these proteins:
- a CDS encoding CU044_2847 family protein, giving the protein MTYLVELPVSGARGARTGGEGAGSAPSDATGIVKVQIDEAADGLVQVARPGQVVARATRSLNDMLAGIRPVAENFVDGFRDMARQPDEIGVEFGLSLSAEADVVISRTTGQANFKVTLTWRNPSSGEPAADAAG